Proteins co-encoded in one Armatimonadota bacterium genomic window:
- a CDS encoding HD domain-containing protein — protein MRTVLPRGGFDWWALYLRGLVALFGVAMLVVGAPPDRPVPLVAIPLVLLLVPAGILSVREETSRGTHRVAAYAGTALELLIVTLLVYVTGGTGSLFYVFYVPVLIWGTAGRGLLAGVIGGWVAALGYALAVGLRQAPTLEALSRTALLALLGLLVGVLEQRRADAMTAALRGAEELARRARVAAELQAVVDAMAGLALADRARRVLERLVRLAGADVGVVIVLDVEQRAVVTATVDPQEAWRRGEVLPRTAVLEEVLQSGLPRTAVDAATDPQWAAVFGRGRMGSAVLFPLRSGGQTFGAVLLARREVRLFSEPEVEATETVLAAAALGLRDAQMQVQAHEFTMSAVNVLAAALEAKDPYTRGHSQRVASSAVAIAEEVGLPPEEVERIRWASLLHDIGKIGTPEHILRKRGPLTDEERVIMNLHAERGAGILQEFAPFRALVDYVRYHQEAYDGSGYPEGLAGEAIPLGARIIRIADTFDALISDRPYRRGRTVNEAMAELRAMAGSALDPFLVEVFLRVLQVKPPFEVQLRLWRER, from the coding sequence ATGCGAACGGTCCTGCCTCGCGGTGGCTTCGACTGGTGGGCCCTCTACCTTCGAGGGCTTGTGGCACTCTTCGGCGTCGCGATGCTCGTGGTCGGCGCGCCTCCAGACCGTCCGGTGCCTCTGGTGGCCATCCCCCTGGTGCTGCTGCTGGTACCCGCCGGGATCCTGAGCGTGCGGGAGGAGACATCGCGCGGGACCCACCGGGTCGCGGCCTACGCTGGCACGGCCCTGGAACTCTTGATCGTCACCCTGTTGGTGTACGTGACGGGCGGAACGGGCAGCCTCTTCTACGTGTTCTATGTGCCCGTGCTCATCTGGGGCACGGCCGGGCGCGGGCTGCTGGCCGGCGTCATTGGCGGGTGGGTGGCGGCGCTGGGGTACGCTCTCGCCGTTGGCCTTCGCCAGGCGCCGACCCTCGAGGCGCTGTCCCGGACAGCGCTCCTGGCCTTGCTCGGACTGCTCGTCGGGGTCCTCGAGCAGCGTCGTGCCGATGCCATGACGGCCGCCCTGCGCGGGGCCGAGGAGCTCGCGCGGCGCGCGCGTGTGGCAGCCGAACTGCAGGCGGTGGTGGACGCGATGGCGGGCCTGGCGCTCGCGGACCGGGCGCGGCGCGTGCTCGAACGGCTCGTGCGGCTGGCCGGCGCCGACGTCGGCGTGGTGATCGTGCTCGACGTAGAGCAGCGCGCCGTGGTCACAGCCACCGTGGACCCGCAGGAGGCGTGGCGACGTGGGGAGGTCCTGCCGCGCACGGCCGTGCTGGAAGAGGTCCTGCAGTCCGGTCTGCCGCGTACCGCGGTGGACGCAGCGACCGACCCGCAGTGGGCGGCCGTGTTCGGACGCGGCCGGATGGGGTCGGCCGTGCTGTTTCCCTTGCGCAGCGGCGGCCAGACCTTCGGGGCGGTGCTCCTGGCGCGGCGCGAGGTACGGCTGTTCAGCGAGCCCGAGGTGGAGGCTACTGAGACGGTGCTCGCTGCCGCCGCGCTGGGGCTGCGCGACGCCCAGATGCAGGTCCAGGCGCACGAGTTCACCATGAGTGCCGTCAACGTGCTGGCGGCGGCCCTGGAGGCCAAAGACCCGTATACCCGGGGCCACTCCCAGCGGGTGGCCAGCAGCGCGGTGGCCATCGCCGAGGAGGTGGGCCTGCCGCCGGAGGAGGTCGAGCGCATCCGCTGGGCGAGCCTCCTGCACGACATCGGCAAGATCGGCACGCCCGAACACATCCTGCGCAAGCGCGGCCCGCTCACCGACGAGGAGCGCGTCATCATGAACCTGCACGCGGAGCGCGGGGCAGGGATCCTGCAGGAGTTCGCACCGTTCCGGGCGCTGGTGGACTACGTGCGCTACCACCAGGAGGCCTACGACGGCAGCGGGTACCCCGAGGGGCTCGCGGGCGAGGCCATCCCGCTGGGGGCGCGGATCATCCGCATCGCCGACACCTTCGACGCGCTGATCTCCGACCGCCCCTACCGGCGTGGGCGCACGGTCAACGAGGCCATGGCCGAGCTGCGGGCGATGGCCGGGAGCGCGCTGGATCCGTTCCTCGTCGAGGTGTTCCTGCGCGTGCTACAGGTCAAGCCGCCGTTCGAGGTGCAGCTGCGCCTCTGGCGCGAGCGCTAG
- a CDS encoding YqeG family HAD IIIA-type phosphatase encodes MSRLWRLLAPRHRVSGVAALSPALLRAWGIDAVMLDLDNTLVPWGADAPPPDVVAWLATLRQAGIAACLVSNSLSGRVRRAARLLGLPVAAGRFKPSAAKLRRALAIMGTAPARTAMVGDQLFTDVLAGNRLGVPTILVAPLSPREPWRVRLVRALERRVLAALAARGLLSPASEG; translated from the coding sequence GTGAGCCGGCTGTGGCGCCTGCTGGCGCCCCGGCACCGCGTCTCGGGTGTCGCAGCCCTGTCACCGGCCCTGCTACGGGCGTGGGGCATCGACGCGGTGATGCTCGATCTCGACAACACCCTGGTCCCGTGGGGCGCAGACGCACCTCCGCCCGACGTGGTGGCCTGGCTGGCGACGTTGCGGCAGGCGGGGATCGCCGCCTGCCTGGTGTCCAACAGCCTCTCGGGCCGCGTCCGGCGCGCTGCCCGTCTGCTGGGCCTGCCCGTGGCCGCAGGGCGGTTCAAGCCCAGCGCCGCCAAGCTGCGCCGCGCCCTGGCCATCATGGGCACCGCGCCGGCGCGCACGGCCATGGTGGGCGACCAGCTCTTCACCGACGTGCTGGCGGGCAACCGCCTTGGGGTGCCCACGATCCTGGTGGCACCGCTCAGCCCGCGCGAGCCGTGGCGCGTGCGCCTCGTGCGCGCGCTCGAGCGGCGGGTGCTGGCGGCGCTGGCCGCGCGGGGCCTGCTCAGTCCCGCCTCCGAGGGCTGA
- the mltG gene encoding endolytic transglycosylase MltG, which produces MAAHQGTPPRARRLWMAVAGSAAAAALVAVGAGWWVLGPVGGGEARVVVIPSGASAWAIGRQLRDAGLVRAPVSLVAAAALQRRLGTLQPGEYVFHPSQSAWEIAGRIARGAVRLHRVTVPEGYTVRQIADLLAGMGLVDRDRFLDLALRQGRTLGRPWLDALPSDSLEGYLFPDTYYLPRGLREEAVIGTMLDRFEAAVGESLRAAAAARGLGLHDLVTVASMVEREAQVPDERPVIAGVIYNRLARGMRLEIDATVLYALGYHKPVVTAADLAVDSPYNTYRRAGLPPGPIASPGVAALEAAAHPAAVPYLYYVRRPDGRHHFSRTFAEHLDAVRRYRP; this is translated from the coding sequence GTGGCGGCACACCAGGGCACACCACCCCGGGCGCGGCGGCTGTGGATGGCCGTGGCGGGTAGTGCTGCCGCTGCGGCGCTGGTGGCGGTCGGCGCCGGCTGGTGGGTGCTGGGGCCGGTCGGCGGCGGGGAAGCCCGCGTCGTTGTCATCCCGTCGGGCGCCTCGGCCTGGGCGATCGGCCGGCAGCTGCGCGACGCCGGCCTGGTGCGGGCGCCGGTGTCGCTGGTGGCGGCCGCGGCGCTGCAGCGGCGCCTGGGGACGCTGCAGCCCGGCGAGTACGTCTTCCACCCGTCACAGAGCGCGTGGGAGATCGCCGGCCGCATCGCCCGCGGGGCCGTGCGTCTCCATCGGGTGACGGTCCCGGAAGGGTACACGGTCCGCCAGATCGCCGACCTGCTGGCCGGGATGGGGCTGGTCGACCGCGACCGCTTCCTCGACCTGGCGTTGCGGCAGGGCCGCACCTTGGGGCGGCCGTGGCTGGACGCGCTGCCCTCCGACAGCCTGGAGGGCTACCTCTTCCCCGACACCTACTATCTGCCGCGCGGGCTGCGCGAGGAAGCCGTGATCGGGACGATGCTCGACCGCTTCGAGGCCGCAGTCGGCGAATCGCTGCGCGCGGCTGCTGCGGCGCGCGGTCTTGGCCTGCACGACCTCGTGACGGTCGCCTCGATGGTCGAACGCGAGGCCCAGGTACCCGACGAACGGCCGGTGATCGCCGGCGTGATCTACAACCGCCTGGCGCGGGGGATGAGGTTGGAGATCGACGCCACGGTGCTCTACGCGCTCGGGTACCACAAGCCGGTGGTGACCGCGGCCGACCTCGCCGTGGACTCGCCGTACAACACCTACCGGCGGGCCGGCCTGCCGCCCGGCCCCATCGCCAGCCCGGGCGTGGCCGCGCTGGAGGCCGCCGCCCATCCTGCCGCCGTGCCCTACCTGTACTACGTGCGGCGGCCCGATGGCCGCCACCACTTCAGCCGCACGTTCGCCGAGCACCTGGACGCGGTGCGCCGCTACCGCCCGTGA
- a CDS encoding DUF1292 domain-containing protein — MVEDGDVITLQDEHGLEHRFTLVDVVDVGGVRYAVLQPEEQDDDPAAVVFRIEGEDHLVPIEDDEELSRVMAELEERYNDVTLDDEDDDDLDLLDETEGFATNGEPDEDDEDPEDA; from the coding sequence GTGGTCGAAGACGGTGACGTGATTACGCTCCAGGACGAGCACGGGCTGGAGCACCGGTTTACCCTGGTGGACGTCGTCGACGTGGGCGGGGTTCGCTACGCGGTGTTGCAGCCCGAGGAACAGGACGACGACCCGGCGGCAGTCGTGTTCCGCATCGAGGGCGAGGACCACCTGGTGCCGATCGAGGACGACGAGGAGCTGAGCCGCGTCATGGCCGAACTCGAGGAGCGCTACAACGACGTGACCCTCGACGACGAGGACGACGACGACCTCGATCTCCTCGACGAGACCGAGGGGTTCGCGACGAACGGCGAGCCCGACGAGGACGACGAGGACCCGGAGGACGCTTAG
- the ruvX gene encoding Holliday junction resolvase RuvX: MRVLAIDPGTRRLGLAISDPTGTIAMPHAVLVRAGWARDLARLRAIVAAWGVTEVVVGRPLTLRGEAGAQARAAAAFAQRLRAALDVPVHEVDERLSTAAAQRAMREGGARAIRGRVDAIAAALVLQTYLDRGRLRPIEAGAPPTSAPPARGDWSAVGQGAMLGAERRRRGSRRGREVRRGRRR, translated from the coding sequence GTGCGCGTGCTCGCCATCGACCCCGGCACGCGCCGGCTCGGGCTCGCCATCAGCGATCCGACCGGGACCATCGCCATGCCTCACGCCGTCTTGGTGCGCGCGGGGTGGGCTCGCGACCTGGCGCGGTTGCGGGCCATCGTGGCCGCCTGGGGCGTGACCGAGGTCGTCGTGGGCCGTCCGCTGACCCTGCGGGGCGAAGCGGGCGCGCAGGCGCGTGCGGCGGCGGCGTTCGCGCAGCGCCTGCGCGCGGCCCTGGACGTGCCGGTGCACGAGGTGGACGAACGCCTCTCGACGGCGGCGGCCCAGCGTGCCATGCGCGAGGGCGGCGCGCGGGCCATCCGCGGCCGCGTCGACGCCATAGCGGCGGCGCTCGTCCTGCAGACGTACCTCGACCGCGGGCGGCTCCGGCCGATCGAGGCTGGCGCACCGCCAACGTCGGCGCCGCCGGCGCGCGGCGACTGGTCGGCGGTCGGGCAAGGTGCTATGCTCGGCGCGGAACGCAGGCGACGTGGCAGCCGGCGGGGGCGGGAGGTGCGGCGTGGTCGAAGACGGTGA
- the alaS gene encoding alanine--tRNA ligase has product MTASPLTQPVGGLALARRFLEFFAARGHVIVPGSSLVPADDPTLLFTNAGMVQFKDVFLGRERRSYTRAATLQRCLRVSGKHNDLEAVGPSPRHHTLFFMLGNFSFGDYFKPEAIAWAWEFVTRELAIPQDRLVVTVLEGDQEAEAAWRALGIPAARLLRMGEATNFWSMGDVGPCGPTSELHYDWGPAACTCGRPDCSVALDNGCGRWLEIWNLVFMQYDQAADGTRTPLPRPGVDTGMGLERIAAVIQQAPTNYDTDLFAPILDRIQRLLGHSAAQRAAAIVPYRVIADHTRAATFLIADGVLPGNEGRAYVLRMILRRAMRFGRRAGFDGPFLGQVAAAVVDLMGEEFPELVRQQAFITEVLEAEEQRFSQTLAAGLERLGEVIAQARARGARELAGADVFRLYDTYGFPLEMTRDVAAEAGLGVDEAGFRAALEEQRRRSRAETAEAVTRVEGSAIEALRERGVADTVFVGYTRARATARVVALLRDGVPVDAARAGDEVIVVLDRTPFYAEAGGQVGDTGELTARGVRVTVTDTRRLTPGVVGHYGRVEEGRLRTGQRVRAAIDVARRAAIMRSHTATHLLHRALQEVLGEHARQAGSLVAPDRLRFDFTHLQPLSAEQREAIERRVNAVVLEGRRVRATVMPLEQALRLGAMALFGEKYGERVRVVTVADYSRELCGGTHLRSTAAVGLFLITAEVGVAAGVRRIEALTGLAAYDRARAAERTLAELAAQLRVPPAEVPERVRRLQHEVRTLQRLRETQAQGPPAGPDLAAATTDVDGVRVATARFDGATHDTLRAAGDRLRAQVGQGVVVVGSAVGDRVHLVAMVTPDLHARGLRADALLRAVAARVGGTGGGRADLAQGGGRDPAALDAALAAVPAEVRRLLGGS; this is encoded by the coding sequence GTGACCGCATCGCCCCTGACCCAGCCGGTCGGCGGCCTGGCCCTGGCGCGGCGCTTCCTGGAGTTCTTCGCGGCGCGGGGGCACGTGATCGTGCCGGGCTCGTCACTCGTGCCCGCGGACGACCCCACGCTGCTGTTCACCAACGCGGGCATGGTGCAGTTCAAGGACGTGTTCCTGGGCCGCGAGCGCCGCTCGTACACCCGCGCGGCGACGCTGCAGCGATGCCTGCGGGTCTCGGGCAAGCACAACGACCTGGAGGCCGTCGGGCCCAGTCCGCGGCACCACACCCTGTTCTTCATGCTGGGGAACTTCAGCTTCGGCGACTACTTCAAGCCCGAGGCGATCGCCTGGGCCTGGGAGTTCGTCACCCGCGAGCTGGCGATTCCGCAGGACCGCCTGGTGGTGACGGTATTAGAGGGCGACCAGGAGGCCGAGGCCGCCTGGCGCGCCCTGGGCATTCCGGCGGCGCGCCTGCTGCGCATGGGCGAGGCCACCAACTTCTGGTCGATGGGCGATGTCGGCCCTTGCGGGCCGACGTCCGAGCTGCACTACGACTGGGGACCCGCCGCGTGCACGTGCGGACGGCCCGACTGCAGTGTCGCCCTGGACAACGGGTGCGGGCGCTGGCTGGAGATCTGGAACCTGGTGTTCATGCAGTACGACCAGGCCGCCGACGGCACGCGCACGCCCCTGCCCCGGCCGGGGGTCGACACCGGCATGGGGCTCGAGCGGATCGCCGCGGTGATCCAGCAGGCGCCCACGAACTACGACACCGACCTGTTCGCGCCCATCCTCGACCGCATCCAGCGGCTGCTGGGGCATTCGGCGGCGCAGCGCGCCGCAGCCATCGTGCCCTACCGGGTGATCGCCGACCACACCCGCGCGGCCACGTTCCTGATCGCCGACGGCGTGCTGCCGGGCAACGAGGGCCGGGCCTACGTGCTGCGCATGATCCTCCGGCGCGCCATGCGCTTTGGGCGCCGGGCCGGGTTCGACGGGCCCTTCCTGGGGCAGGTGGCGGCGGCGGTCGTCGACCTGATGGGCGAGGAGTTTCCGGAGCTGGTGCGCCAGCAGGCGTTCATCACCGAGGTCCTGGAGGCCGAAGAACAGCGGTTCTCGCAGACGCTGGCCGCCGGTCTCGAGCGCCTGGGCGAGGTGATCGCCCAGGCCCGGGCACGGGGGGCCCGGGAGCTCGCGGGCGCCGACGTCTTTCGGCTCTACGACACCTACGGGTTCCCGCTGGAGATGACGCGCGACGTGGCCGCGGAGGCCGGCCTGGGCGTGGACGAGGCCGGGTTCCGCGCGGCCCTCGAGGAGCAGCGCCGGCGCAGCCGGGCCGAGACCGCCGAGGCGGTGACCCGCGTGGAGGGGAGCGCGATCGAGGCGCTGCGCGAACGCGGCGTCGCCGACACCGTATTCGTCGGCTACACCCGCGCCCGCGCCACCGCCCGGGTGGTGGCCCTGCTCCGCGACGGCGTCCCCGTCGACGCGGCCCGGGCGGGCGACGAGGTGATCGTGGTCCTGGACCGCACGCCGTTCTACGCCGAGGCGGGCGGCCAGGTGGGCGACACCGGGGAGCTGACCGCGCGCGGCGTGCGGGTGACGGTCACGGACACGCGGCGCCTGACGCCCGGGGTGGTCGGGCACTACGGGCGCGTCGAGGAGGGCCGGCTGCGCACCGGGCAGCGGGTACGGGCCGCCATCGACGTCGCGCGCCGTGCAGCCATCATGCGCAGCCACACGGCCACCCACCTGCTCCACCGGGCGCTGCAGGAGGTGCTGGGCGAGCACGCGCGGCAGGCCGGCTCGCTGGTGGCGCCCGACCGGCTGCGCTTCGACTTCACGCACCTGCAGCCCCTGTCGGCCGAGCAGCGGGAGGCCATCGAGCGCCGGGTCAACGCCGTGGTGCTGGAGGGCCGGCGCGTGCGCGCGACGGTGATGCCCCTGGAGCAGGCGCTGCGCCTGGGCGCCATGGCGCTCTTCGGCGAGAAGTACGGCGAGCGCGTGCGCGTGGTGACCGTGGCCGACTACAGCCGGGAGCTGTGCGGCGGCACGCACCTGCGCTCGACCGCCGCCGTCGGGCTGTTCCTCATCACCGCCGAGGTGGGCGTGGCCGCGGGCGTGCGCCGCATCGAGGCGCTGACGGGGCTCGCGGCCTACGACCGCGCCCGCGCTGCGGAGCGCACGCTGGCCGAGCTGGCCGCGCAGCTGCGGGTGCCGCCGGCCGAGGTGCCCGAGCGTGTGCGCCGCCTGCAGCACGAGGTGCGGACGCTGCAGCGGCTGCGCGAGACGCAGGCGCAGGGTCCTCCCGCGGGCCCGGACCTCGCCGCGGCCACGACCGACGTGGACGGCGTGCGGGTCGCCACCGCCCGCTTCGACGGGGCGACCCACGACACGCTGCGCGCGGCCGGCGACCGCCTGCGGGCGCAGGTCGGCCAGGGCGTGGTCGTCGTCGGGAGCGCGGTGGGCGATCGCGTGCACCTGGTGGCGATGGTCACGCCCGACCTGCACGCGCGCGGCCTGCGGGCCGATGCGCTGCTGCGCGCGGTGGCCGCGCGCGTGGGCGGCACGGGCGGTGGCCGCGCGGACCTGGCCCAGGGCGGCGGTCGCGATCCCGCGGCCCTCGACGCCGCACTGGCCGCCGTGCCCGCCGAAGTGCGGCGGCTGCTGGGCGGCAGCTAG
- a CDS encoding aminotransferase class III-fold pyridoxal phosphate-dependent enzyme gives MTDPIEARVLAVLQRYAQHLNPAWARGFQFLGAETLEVEAEGAIIRDAYGREFIDFACGPAVFIVGHRHPKVVAAARRELERMPLSVRIMPNEPMAELAALLAEVTPGDLQYAFLCNSGAEANEAALKLARAATGRSEIVAMVGAFHGKTFGALSVSGRDLYRTPFAPLLPGVTHVPYGDVDALERAVGPATAAVILEPIQGENGVILPPDGYLQAVRALCDRTGALLIVDEVQTGMGRTGTMWACEREGVVPDILTAAKGLGGGVAPVGAMIARPHLWEPLIKHPYMHTTTFGNRLGWAAAVATIRVIQEEGLLARATAIGDRLLAGLRRLAATAPDLIAGVRGRGCLVGVEFREADVAFLVMAGLFQRQVLGFHALNRPEVIRFAPPLVATDAQTDRVVAAFGEALDEARALLSEVTLPSTSA, from the coding sequence ATGACCGATCCCATCGAGGCGCGGGTGCTGGCGGTGCTCCAGCGGTACGCCCAGCACCTTAACCCCGCCTGGGCGCGGGGCTTCCAGTTCCTCGGCGCCGAGACCCTGGAGGTCGAGGCCGAAGGAGCCATCATCCGCGACGCGTACGGCCGGGAGTTCATCGACTTCGCGTGCGGGCCGGCGGTCTTCATCGTCGGGCACCGGCATCCAAAGGTGGTGGCCGCGGCCCGTCGGGAGCTCGAGCGCATGCCGCTGTCGGTGCGCATCATGCCCAACGAGCCCATGGCCGAGCTGGCGGCGCTGCTGGCCGAGGTGACGCCCGGCGACCTGCAGTACGCGTTCCTCTGCAACAGCGGCGCCGAGGCCAACGAGGCCGCCCTCAAGCTGGCGCGGGCGGCCACCGGCCGGTCGGAGATCGTGGCGATGGTGGGGGCGTTCCACGGCAAGACCTTCGGCGCGCTGTCGGTGTCGGGCCGCGACCTGTACAGGACGCCCTTCGCGCCCCTGCTGCCCGGGGTGACCCACGTGCCCTACGGCGACGTCGACGCCCTGGAACGCGCCGTCGGCCCCGCGACCGCTGCCGTGATCCTGGAGCCGATCCAGGGCGAGAACGGCGTGATCCTGCCGCCCGACGGCTACCTGCAGGCCGTGCGCGCGCTGTGCGACCGCACCGGTGCGCTGCTGATCGTCGACGAGGTGCAGACCGGCATGGGGCGCACGGGCACCATGTGGGCGTGCGAGCGGGAGGGGGTGGTCCCCGACATCCTCACCGCGGCCAAGGGGCTGGGCGGCGGCGTGGCGCCGGTGGGGGCCATGATCGCCCGGCCGCACCTCTGGGAGCCGTTGATCAAGCACCCGTACATGCACACCACCACCTTCGGCAACCGCCTGGGCTGGGCGGCCGCGGTGGCCACGATCCGCGTGATCCAGGAGGAAGGGCTGCTGGCGCGGGCGACGGCCATCGGCGACCGCTTGCTGGCCGGCCTGCGGCGCCTGGCGGCCACGGCTCCGGACCTGATCGCCGGGGTGCGGGGGCGCGGGTGCCTGGTGGGCGTGGAGTTCCGAGAGGCCGACGTGGCGTTCCTGGTGATGGCCGGCCTGTTCCAGCGCCAGGTGCTCGGGTTCCACGCCCTCAACCGGCCCGAGGTGATCCGGTTCGCGCCGCCGTTGGTCGCCACCGACGCGCAGACCGACCGGGTGGTGGCTGCCTTCGGCGAGGCGCTGGACGAGGCCCGGGCCCTGCTGAGCGAGGTGACGCTCCCATCGACGTCGGCGTGA
- a CDS encoding NUDIX hydrolase, whose translation MTAVHKRRSVKRARSAGGVVFRRTPQGPEVLLLRHESGRWMLPKGTIESGETPEAVALREVREETGLGNLRVCCDLGQERYSFYWRTEHAFYDKTVRYYLLEFLGGEDVRPQREEGFVAAEWVPVDEALRRIKYKETREIVRRARAALAELEASRVAGGTEPT comes from the coding sequence GTGACCGCCGTGCACAAGCGCAGGTCGGTGAAGCGGGCGCGCAGCGCCGGGGGCGTTGTCTTCCGCCGGACGCCGCAGGGGCCAGAGGTGCTGTTGCTCCGGCACGAGAGCGGCAGGTGGATGCTGCCCAAGGGCACCATCGAAAGCGGGGAGACCCCCGAGGCCGTGGCCCTGCGCGAGGTGCGCGAGGAGACCGGGCTGGGCAACCTGCGGGTGTGTTGCGACCTCGGGCAGGAGCGCTACTCGTTCTACTGGCGCACCGAGCACGCGTTCTACGACAAGACGGTGCGCTACTACCTGCTGGAGTTCCTGGGCGGGGAGGACGTGCGGCCCCAGCGCGAGGAAGGGTTCGTGGCGGCGGAGTGGGTGCCGGTGGACGAGGCCCTGCGGCGGATCAAGTACAAGGAGACGCGCGAGATCGTCCGGCGCGCGCGTGCCGCCCTCGCCGAGCTGGAAGCGTCGCGCGTGGCGGGAGGCACGGAGCCGACATGA